Proteins encoded by one window of Aphis gossypii isolate Hap1 chromosome X, ASM2018417v2, whole genome shotgun sequence:
- the LOC126552725 gene encoding uncharacterized protein LOC126552725 isoform X20: MSESEKLMCVCGKKRENLNITNWKRHLDNCKQRKTKINSRSITSFFNTPKPKKICMDTDIIRYPYPTPNAFINDPGSSVHEQIKKKDMILTPSSVNKNVLDSVVGNTFSQIVKEIDQDSGNPFNKNVLDSVVGNTFSQIVKEIDQDSGNPFNKNVLDSVVGNTFSQIVKEIDQDSGNPFNKNVLDSVVGNTFSQIVKEIDQDSGNPFNKNVLDSVVGNTFSQIVKEIDQDSGNPFNKNDMNFINTNMETVDIEVDTEMETVDMFRNDPAHFVKLKHINRKLEV; this comes from the exons atgtcgGAATCTGAAAAATTGATGTGTGTATGCGGTAAAAAACGAGAAAACCTGAATATTACAAATTGGAAAAGACACCTGGACAATTGTAAGCAACGtaaaacgaaaattaattCTCGAAGCATTACTTCCTTTTTTAATACACCGAAACCGAAGAAAATATGTATGGATACCGATATAATTCGTTATCCTTATCCAACTCCAAATG cgTTCATAAATGATCCAGGTTCTAGTGTTCATGagcaaattaagaaaaaagacATGATTCTTACTCCCAGTTCAGTAAATAAAAACG ttttggaCTCTGTTGTGGGTAATACATTTAGTCAAATCGTAAAAGAAATTGATCAAGATAGTGGTAatccttttaataaaaatg ttttggaCTCTGTTGTGGGTAATACATTTAGTCAAATCGTAAAAGAAATTGATCAAGATAGTGGTAatccttttaataaaaatg ttttggaCTCTGTTGTGGGTAATACATTTAGTCAAATCGTAAAAGAAATTGATCAAGATAGTGGTAatccttttaataaaaatg ttttggaCTCTGTTGTGGGTAATACATTTAGTCAAATCGTAAAAGAAATTGATCAAGATAGTGGTAatccttttaataaaaatg ttttggaCTCTGTTGTGGGTAATACATTTAGTCAAATCGTAAAAGAAATTGATCAAGATAGTGGTAatccttttaataaaaatg atatgaattttatcaatactaaCATGGAGACTGTCGATATCGAAGTGGATACTGAGATGGAGACTGTAGACATGTTCAGAAATGATCCAGCACATTTTGTCaagttaaaacatataaaccgGAAATTAgaagtttaa
- the LOC126552725 gene encoding uncharacterized protein LOC126552725 isoform X21 yields the protein MSESEKLMCVCGKKRENLNITNWKRHLDNCKQRKTKINSRSITSFFNTPKPKKICMDTDIIRYPYPTPNGSSVHEQIKKKDMILTPSSVNKNVLDSVVGNTFSQIVKEIDQDSGNPFNKNVLDSVVGNTFSQIVKEIDQDSGNPFNKNVLDSVVGNTFSQIVKEIDQDSGNPFNKNVLDSVVGNTFSQIVKEIDQDSGNPFNKNVLDSVVGNTFSQIVKEIDQDSGNPFNKNDMNFINTNMETVDIEVDTEMETVDMFRNDPAHFVKLKHINRKLEV from the exons atgtcgGAATCTGAAAAATTGATGTGTGTATGCGGTAAAAAACGAGAAAACCTGAATATTACAAATTGGAAAAGACACCTGGACAATTGTAAGCAACGtaaaacgaaaattaattCTCGAAGCATTACTTCCTTTTTTAATACACCGAAACCGAAGAAAATATGTATGGATACCGATATAATTCGTTATCCTTATCCAACTCCAAATG GTTCTAGTGTTCATGagcaaattaagaaaaaagacATGATTCTTACTCCCAGTTCAGTAAATAAAAACG ttttggaCTCTGTTGTGGGTAATACATTTAGTCAAATCGTAAAAGAAATTGATCAAGATAGTGGTAatccttttaataaaaatg ttttggaCTCTGTTGTGGGTAATACATTTAGTCAAATCGTAAAAGAAATTGATCAAGATAGTGGTAatccttttaataaaaatg ttttggaCTCTGTTGTGGGTAATACATTTAGTCAAATCGTAAAAGAAATTGATCAAGATAGTGGTAatccttttaataaaaatg ttttggaCTCTGTTGTGGGTAATACATTTAGTCAAATCGTAAAAGAAATTGATCAAGATAGTGGTAatccttttaataaaaatg ttttggaCTCTGTTGTGGGTAATACATTTAGTCAAATCGTAAAAGAAATTGATCAAGATAGTGGTAatccttttaataaaaatg atatgaattttatcaatactaaCATGGAGACTGTCGATATCGAAGTGGATACTGAGATGGAGACTGTAGACATGTTCAGAAATGATCCAGCACATTTTGTCaagttaaaacatataaaccgGAAATTAgaagtttaa
- the LOC126552725 gene encoding uncharacterized protein LOC126552725 isoform X9 has protein sequence MSESEKLMCVCGKKRENLNITNWKRHLDNCKQRKTKINSRSITSFFNTPKPKKICMDTDIIRYPYPTPNAFINDPGSSVHEQIKKKDMILTPSSVNKNVLDSVVGNTFSQIVKEIDQDSGNPFNKNVLDSVVGNTFSQIVKEIDQDSGNPFNKNVLDSVVGNTFSQIVKEIDQDSGNPFNKNVLDSVVGNTFSQIVKEIDQDSGNPFNKNVLDSVVGNTFSQIVKEIDQDSGNPFNKNVLDSVVGNTFSQIVKEIDQDSGNPFNKNDMNFINTNMETVDIEVDTEMETVDMFRNDPAHFVKLKHINRKLEV, from the exons atgtcgGAATCTGAAAAATTGATGTGTGTATGCGGTAAAAAACGAGAAAACCTGAATATTACAAATTGGAAAAGACACCTGGACAATTGTAAGCAACGtaaaacgaaaattaattCTCGAAGCATTACTTCCTTTTTTAATACACCGAAACCGAAGAAAATATGTATGGATACCGATATAATTCGTTATCCTTATCCAACTCCAAATG cgTTCATAAATGATCCAGGTTCTAGTGTTCATGagcaaattaagaaaaaagacATGATTCTTACTCCCAGTTCAGTAAATAAAAACG ttttggaCTCTGTTGTGGGTAATACATTTAGTCAAATCGTAAAAGAAATTGATCAAGATAGTGGTAatccttttaataaaaatg ttttggaCTCTGTTGTGGGTAATACATTTAGTCAAATCGTAAAAGAAATTGATCAAGATAGTGGTAatccttttaataaaaatg ttttggaCTCTGTTGTGGGTAATACATTTAGTCAAATCGTAAAAGAAATTGATCAAGATAGTGGTAatccttttaataaaaatg ttttggaCTCTGTTGTGGGTAATACATTTAGTCAAATCGTAAAAGAAATTGATCAAGATAGTGGTAatccttttaataaaaatg ttttggaCTCTGTTGTGGGTAATACATTTAGTCAAATCGTAAAAGAAATTGATCAAGATAGTGGTAatccttttaataaaaatg ttttggaCTCTGTTGTGGGTAATACATTTAGTCAAATCGTAAAAGAAATTGATCAAGATAGTGGTAatccttttaataaaaatg atatgaattttatcaatactaaCATGGAGACTGTCGATATCGAAGTGGATACTGAGATGGAGACTGTAGACATGTTCAGAAATGATCCAGCACATTTTGTCaagttaaaacatataaaccgGAAATTAgaagtttaa
- the LOC126552725 gene encoding uncharacterized protein LOC126552725 isoform X2 — translation MSESEKLMCVCGKKRENLNITNWKRHLDNCKQRKTKINSRSITSFFNTPKPKKICMDTDIIRYPYPTPNGSSVHEQIKKKDMILTPSSVNKNVLDSVVGNTFSQIVNEIDQDSGNPFNKNVLDSVVGNTFSQIVKEIDQDSGNPFNKNVLDSVVGNTFSQIVKEIDQDSGNPFNKNVLDSVVGNTFSQIVKEIDQDSGNPFNKNVLDSVVGNTFSQIVKEIDQDSGNPFNKNVLDSVVGNTFSQIVKEIDQDSGNPFNKNVLDSVVGNTFSQIVKEIDQDSGNPFNKNDMNFINTNMETVDIEVDTEMETVDMFRNDPAHFVKLKHINRKLEV, via the exons atgtcgGAATCTGAAAAATTGATGTGTGTATGCGGTAAAAAACGAGAAAACCTGAATATTACAAATTGGAAAAGACACCTGGACAATTGTAAGCAACGtaaaacgaaaattaattCTCGAAGCATTACTTCCTTTTTTAATACACCGAAACCGAAGAAAATATGTATGGATACCGATATAATTCGTTATCCTTATCCAACTCCAAATG GTTCTAGTGTTCATGagcaaattaagaaaaaagacATGATTCTTACTCCCAGTTCAGTAAATAAAAACG ttttggaCTCTGTTGTGGGTAATACATTTAGTCAAATCGTAAACGAAATTGATCAAGATAGTGGTAatccttttaataaaaatg ttttggaCTCTGTTGTGGGTAATACATTTAGTCAAATCGTAAAAGAAATTGATCAAGATAGTGGTAatccttttaataaaaatg ttttggaCTCTGTTGTGGGTAATACATTTAGTCAAATCGTAAAAGAAATTGATCAAGATAGTGGTAatccttttaataaaaatg ttttggaCTCTGTTGTGGGTAATACATTTAGTCAAATCGTAAAAGAAATTGATCAAGATAGTGGTAatccttttaataaaaatg ttttggaCTCTGTTGTGGGTAATACATTTAGTCAAATCGTAAAAGAAATTGATCAAGATAGTGGTAatccttttaataaaaatg ttttggaCTCTGTTGTGGGTAATACATTTAGTCAAATCGTAAAAGAAATTGATCAAGATAGTGGTAatccttttaataaaaatg ttttggaCTCTGTTGTGGGTAATACATTTAGTCAAATCGTAAAAGAAATTGATCAAGATAGTGGTAatccttttaataaaaatg atatgaattttatcaatactaaCATGGAGACTGTCGATATCGAAGTGGATACTGAGATGGAGACTGTAGACATGTTCAGAAATGATCCAGCACATTTTGTCaagttaaaacatataaaccgGAAATTAgaagtttaa
- the LOC126552725 gene encoding uncharacterized protein LOC126552725 isoform X1: MSESEKLMCVCGKKRENLNITNWKRHLDNCKQRKTKINSRSITSFFNTPKPKKICMDTDIIRYPYPTPNAFINDPGSSVHEQIKKKDMILTPSSVNKNVLDSVVGNTFSQIVNEIDQDSGNPFNKNVLDSVVGNTFSQIVKEIDQDSGNPFNKNVLDSVVGNTFSQIVKEIDQDSGNPFNKNVLDSVVGNTFSQIVKEIDQDSGNPFNKNVLDSVVGNTFSQIVKEIDQDSGNPFNKNVLDSVVGNTFSQIVKEIDQDSGNPFNKNVLDSVVGNTFSQIVKEIDQDSGNPFNKNDMNFINTNMETVDIEVDTEMETVDMFRNDPAHFVKLKHINRKLEV, translated from the exons atgtcgGAATCTGAAAAATTGATGTGTGTATGCGGTAAAAAACGAGAAAACCTGAATATTACAAATTGGAAAAGACACCTGGACAATTGTAAGCAACGtaaaacgaaaattaattCTCGAAGCATTACTTCCTTTTTTAATACACCGAAACCGAAGAAAATATGTATGGATACCGATATAATTCGTTATCCTTATCCAACTCCAAATG cgTTCATAAATGATCCAGGTTCTAGTGTTCATGagcaaattaagaaaaaagacATGATTCTTACTCCCAGTTCAGTAAATAAAAACG ttttggaCTCTGTTGTGGGTAATACATTTAGTCAAATCGTAAACGAAATTGATCAAGATAGTGGTAatccttttaataaaaatg ttttggaCTCTGTTGTGGGTAATACATTTAGTCAAATCGTAAAAGAAATTGATCAAGATAGTGGTAatccttttaataaaaatg ttttggaCTCTGTTGTGGGTAATACATTTAGTCAAATCGTAAAAGAAATTGATCAAGATAGTGGTAatccttttaataaaaatg ttttggaCTCTGTTGTGGGTAATACATTTAGTCAAATCGTAAAAGAAATTGATCAAGATAGTGGTAatccttttaataaaaatg ttttggaCTCTGTTGTGGGTAATACATTTAGTCAAATCGTAAAAGAAATTGATCAAGATAGTGGTAatccttttaataaaaatg ttttggaCTCTGTTGTGGGTAATACATTTAGTCAAATCGTAAAAGAAATTGATCAAGATAGTGGTAatccttttaataaaaatg ttttggaCTCTGTTGTGGGTAATACATTTAGTCAAATCGTAAAAGAAATTGATCAAGATAGTGGTAatccttttaataaaaatg atatgaattttatcaatactaaCATGGAGACTGTCGATATCGAAGTGGATACTGAGATGGAGACTGTAGACATGTTCAGAAATGATCCAGCACATTTTGTCaagttaaaacatataaaccgGAAATTAgaagtttaa
- the LOC126552725 gene encoding uncharacterized protein LOC126552725 isoform X7, producing MSESEKLMCVCGKKRENLNITNWKRHLDNCKQRKTKINSRSITSFFNTPKPKKICMDTDIIRYPYPTPNAFINDPGSSVHEQIKKKDMILTPSSVNKNVLDSVVGNTFSQIVNEIDQDSGNPFNKNVLDSVVGNTFSQIVKEIDQDSGNPFNKNVLDSVVGNTFSQIVKEIDQDSGNPFNKNVLDSVVGNTFSQIVKEIDQDSGNPFNKNVLDSVVGNTFSQIVKEIDQDSGNPFNKNVLDSVVGNTFSQIVKEIDQDSGNPFNKNDMNFINTNMETVDIEVDTEMETVDMFRNDPAHFVKLKHINRKLEV from the exons atgtcgGAATCTGAAAAATTGATGTGTGTATGCGGTAAAAAACGAGAAAACCTGAATATTACAAATTGGAAAAGACACCTGGACAATTGTAAGCAACGtaaaacgaaaattaattCTCGAAGCATTACTTCCTTTTTTAATACACCGAAACCGAAGAAAATATGTATGGATACCGATATAATTCGTTATCCTTATCCAACTCCAAATG cgTTCATAAATGATCCAGGTTCTAGTGTTCATGagcaaattaagaaaaaagacATGATTCTTACTCCCAGTTCAGTAAATAAAAACG ttttggaCTCTGTTGTGGGTAATACATTTAGTCAAATCGTAAACGAAATTGATCAAGATAGTGGTAatccttttaataaaaatg ttttggaCTCTGTTGTGGGTAATACATTTAGTCAAATCGTAAAAGAAATTGATCAAGATAGTGGTAatccttttaataaaaatg ttttggaCTCTGTTGTGGGTAATACATTTAGTCAAATCGTAAAAGAAATTGATCAAGATAGTGGTAatccttttaataaaaatg ttttggaCTCTGTTGTGGGTAATACATTTAGTCAAATCGTAAAAGAAATTGATCAAGATAGTGGTAatccttttaataaaaatg ttttggaCTCTGTTGTGGGTAATACATTTAGTCAAATCGTAAAAGAAATTGATCAAGATAGTGGTAatccttttaataaaaatg ttttggaCTCTGTTGTGGGTAATACATTTAGTCAAATCGTAAAAGAAATTGATCAAGATAGTGGTAatccttttaataaaaatg atatgaattttatcaatactaaCATGGAGACTGTCGATATCGAAGTGGATACTGAGATGGAGACTGTAGACATGTTCAGAAATGATCCAGCACATTTTGTCaagttaaaacatataaaccgGAAATTAgaagtttaa
- the LOC126552725 gene encoding uncharacterized protein LOC126552725 isoform X10: MSESEKLMCVCGKKRENLNITNWKRHLDNCKQRKTKINSRSITSFFNTPKPKKICMDTDIIRYPYPTPNGSSVHEQIKKKDMILTPSSVNKNVLDSVVGNTFSQIVKEIDQDSGNPFNKNVLDSVVGNTFSQIVKEIDQDSGNPFNKNVLDSVVGNTFSQIVKEIDQDSGNPFNKNVLDSVVGNTFSQIVKEIDQDSGNPFNKNVLDSVVGNTFSQIVKEIDQDSGNPFNKNVLDSVVGNTFSQIVKEIDQDSGNPFNKNDMNFINTNMETVDIEVDTEMETVDMFRNDPAHFVKLKHINRKLEV; this comes from the exons atgtcgGAATCTGAAAAATTGATGTGTGTATGCGGTAAAAAACGAGAAAACCTGAATATTACAAATTGGAAAAGACACCTGGACAATTGTAAGCAACGtaaaacgaaaattaattCTCGAAGCATTACTTCCTTTTTTAATACACCGAAACCGAAGAAAATATGTATGGATACCGATATAATTCGTTATCCTTATCCAACTCCAAATG GTTCTAGTGTTCATGagcaaattaagaaaaaagacATGATTCTTACTCCCAGTTCAGTAAATAAAAACG ttttggaCTCTGTTGTGGGTAATACATTTAGTCAAATCGTAAAAGAAATTGATCAAGATAGTGGTAatccttttaataaaaatg ttttggaCTCTGTTGTGGGTAATACATTTAGTCAAATCGTAAAAGAAATTGATCAAGATAGTGGTAatccttttaataaaaatg ttttggaCTCTGTTGTGGGTAATACATTTAGTCAAATCGTAAAAGAAATTGATCAAGATAGTGGTAatccttttaataaaaatg ttttggaCTCTGTTGTGGGTAATACATTTAGTCAAATCGTAAAAGAAATTGATCAAGATAGTGGTAatccttttaataaaaatg ttttggaCTCTGTTGTGGGTAATACATTTAGTCAAATCGTAAAAGAAATTGATCAAGATAGTGGTAatccttttaataaaaatg ttttggaCTCTGTTGTGGGTAATACATTTAGTCAAATCGTAAAAGAAATTGATCAAGATAGTGGTAatccttttaataaaaatg atatgaattttatcaatactaaCATGGAGACTGTCGATATCGAAGTGGATACTGAGATGGAGACTGTAGACATGTTCAGAAATGATCCAGCACATTTTGTCaagttaaaacatataaaccgGAAATTAgaagtttaa
- the LOC126552725 gene encoding uncharacterized protein LOC126552725 isoform X13, translating to MSESEKLMCVCGKKRENLNITNWKRHLDNCKQRKTKINSRSITSFFNTPKPKKICMDTDIIRYPYPTPNAFINDPGSSVHEQIKKKDMILTPSSVNKNVLDSVVGNTFSQIVNEIDQDSGNPFNKNVLDSVVGNTFSQIVKEIDQDSGNPFNKNVLDSVVGNTFSQIVKEIDQDSGNPFNKNVLDSVVGNTFSQIVKEIDQDSGNPFNKNVLDSVVGNTFSQIVKEIDQDSGNPFNKNDMNFINTNMETVDIEVDTEMETVDMFRNDPAHFVKLKHINRKLEV from the exons atgtcgGAATCTGAAAAATTGATGTGTGTATGCGGTAAAAAACGAGAAAACCTGAATATTACAAATTGGAAAAGACACCTGGACAATTGTAAGCAACGtaaaacgaaaattaattCTCGAAGCATTACTTCCTTTTTTAATACACCGAAACCGAAGAAAATATGTATGGATACCGATATAATTCGTTATCCTTATCCAACTCCAAATG cgTTCATAAATGATCCAGGTTCTAGTGTTCATGagcaaattaagaaaaaagacATGATTCTTACTCCCAGTTCAGTAAATAAAAACG ttttggaCTCTGTTGTGGGTAATACATTTAGTCAAATCGTAAACGAAATTGATCAAGATAGTGGTAatccttttaataaaaatg ttttggaCTCTGTTGTGGGTAATACATTTAGTCAAATCGTAAAAGAAATTGATCAAGATAGTGGTAatccttttaataaaaatg ttttggaCTCTGTTGTGGGTAATACATTTAGTCAAATCGTAAAAGAAATTGATCAAGATAGTGGTAatccttttaataaaaatg ttttggaCTCTGTTGTGGGTAATACATTTAGTCAAATCGTAAAAGAAATTGATCAAGATAGTGGTAatccttttaataaaaatg ttttggaCTCTGTTGTGGGTAATACATTTAGTCAAATCGTAAAAGAAATTGATCAAGATAGTGGTAatccttttaataaaaatg atatgaattttatcaatactaaCATGGAGACTGTCGATATCGAAGTGGATACTGAGATGGAGACTGTAGACATGTTCAGAAATGATCCAGCACATTTTGTCaagttaaaacatataaaccgGAAATTAgaagtttaa